From a single Kitasatospora azatica KCTC 9699 genomic region:
- a CDS encoding roadblock/LC7 domain-containing protein — MSSTTDRDLDWLLENLLADTPDSRHALVLSADGLKLCHSAGLSEDQADQLAAIASGIQSLAHGASIEFGDGSGGVRQSMTEFHGGILCIVEAGQGAHLAVVTDESADVGLVGHKMHGLVEQIGDFLSAPPRENDTAEDA; from the coding sequence ATGAGCAGCACCACCGACCGCGATCTCGACTGGCTGTTGGAGAACCTGCTGGCCGACACGCCCGACTCCCGACACGCCCTGGTGCTCTCGGCGGACGGACTGAAGCTCTGCCACAGCGCGGGACTGAGCGAGGACCAGGCCGACCAGCTGGCGGCCATCGCCTCCGGTATCCAGAGCCTCGCGCACGGCGCCTCGATCGAGTTCGGCGACGGCAGCGGCGGAGTGAGGCAGTCGATGACCGAGTTCCACGGCGGGATCCTGTGCATCGTCGAGGCGGGCCAGGGCGCGCACCTGGCGGTGGTGACCGACGAGAGTGCCGATGTCGGGCTGGTCGGTCACAAGATGCACGGTCTGGTCGAGCAGATCGGCGACTTCCTCAGCGCGCCGCCGCGGGA
- a CDS encoding sensor histidine kinase, protein MSARSRLSGRPATLLAALAAVLVAAAAVAAATSAAPVADRSVVGSWSTVAALAWCAAVAVALTQHRRARQLAAELATSRTKGEAALAAVLRAESATAGAVAESQASRARANAAHTDAEAARVEMFAARAEAVEARAEAAAARAAANDEREEIARLAKETIPEVVRRLRAGASVETVLVEHRQTAHEELLGLLAREIAHGERQRAAALAVCATAAGRVQALATSMHAELRQMQHQHGEEVLGDLLRLDHSTAQAGRMADSIAVLTGARSGRRWARPIPVESVLRGALGRISAYQRVRLHSASTAAVAGYAAEGVMHVLAELMDNAANFSAPPAEVHIYVEELHAGLAITVEDGGLGLSEVWLRRAEQAVSGEPLDLTTLSAGTRLGFAVVGALARKHGLAISFRPSSRGGTGVVVLVPEQLITHLEPVTADVLSGSAGMAGTVGTASTVGTASTAGTVGTAGTVAAIASAAAPAAVATPDTGTDAAHASTASGAEVEAATEADSGLPKRRRGQTLAAATGAPAAPAASRTRPSGSAARFGAFRQAVRGSQPTASAPAPAAPAPAPAPAVAVAPAAPHPAPTADFPKDNA, encoded by the coding sequence ATGAGCGCACGCTCCCGCCTCTCCGGCAGACCGGCCACCCTGCTCGCCGCCCTGGCGGCGGTGCTGGTGGCCGCTGCCGCCGTGGCCGCCGCCACTTCCGCGGCGCCCGTCGCGGACCGCTCGGTGGTCGGCAGCTGGTCCACCGTGGCCGCCCTCGCCTGGTGCGCGGCCGTCGCGGTGGCACTGACCCAGCATCGGCGGGCCAGGCAGCTGGCGGCCGAACTGGCCACCAGTCGGACCAAGGGCGAGGCCGCGCTGGCCGCCGTCCTGCGCGCCGAGTCCGCCACCGCCGGCGCGGTGGCCGAGTCCCAGGCCTCCCGGGCCCGGGCCAACGCCGCCCACACCGACGCCGAGGCGGCCCGGGTGGAGATGTTCGCCGCCCGCGCGGAAGCCGTCGAGGCCCGTGCCGAGGCCGCCGCGGCCCGGGCCGCGGCCAACGACGAACGCGAGGAAATCGCCCGGCTGGCCAAGGAGACGATCCCCGAGGTGGTCCGCCGGCTGCGAGCCGGCGCTTCGGTGGAGACCGTGCTGGTCGAGCACCGGCAGACCGCGCACGAGGAACTGCTGGGGCTGCTCGCCCGCGAGATCGCACACGGCGAGCGCCAGCGCGCGGCCGCCCTCGCGGTCTGCGCCACGGCAGCCGGCCGGGTCCAGGCGCTGGCCACCAGCATGCACGCCGAGCTGCGCCAGATGCAGCACCAGCACGGCGAGGAGGTGCTCGGCGACCTGCTCCGGCTCGACCACAGCACCGCCCAGGCGGGCAGGATGGCCGACAGCATCGCCGTGCTCACCGGCGCCCGTAGTGGCCGCCGGTGGGCCAGGCCGATCCCGGTGGAGAGCGTGCTGCGTGGCGCGCTCGGCCGGATCAGCGCCTACCAGCGGGTCCGGCTGCACTCGGCGAGCACCGCAGCGGTGGCGGGCTACGCGGCCGAGGGCGTGATGCATGTGCTGGCCGAACTCATGGACAACGCCGCCAACTTCTCCGCACCACCGGCCGAGGTGCACATCTACGTCGAGGAGTTGCACGCCGGGTTGGCGATCACTGTGGAGGACGGCGGGCTCGGGCTCTCCGAGGTCTGGCTGCGCCGCGCCGAACAGGCCGTCTCCGGCGAGCCGCTGGACCTCACCACCCTCTCGGCCGGAACCCGGCTCGGCTTCGCGGTGGTCGGCGCGCTGGCCCGCAAGCACGGTCTGGCGATCTCCTTCCGGCCCTCCTCGCGCGGCGGCACGGGCGTGGTGGTGCTGGTGCCCGAGCAACTGATCACGCACCTGGAGCCGGTGACGGCCGATGTGCTGTCCGGCTCGGCGGGAATGGCAGGCACGGTGGGCACAGCGAGCACGGTGGGCACAGCGAGCACGGCGGGCACTGTGGGTACGGCGGGCACGGTGGCTGCCATCGCGTCGGCAGCCGCGCCCGCGGCGGTCGCAACTCCCGATACCGGTACCGACGCCGCCCACGCGAGCACCGCTAGCGGGGCCGAAGTCGAAGCCGCGACCGAAGCCGACAGCGGCCTGCCCAAGCGTCGTCGCGGCCAGACCCTGGCGGCGGCCACAGGCGCGCCGGCTGCGCCGGCCGCCTCGCGGACCCGCCCGTCGGGGAGCGCCGCCCGGTTCGGCGCCTTCCGGCAGGCCGTCCGGGGGTCGCAGCCCACCGCTTCCGCTCCCGCTCCGGCTGCTCCCGCTCCCGCTCCCGCCCCGGCCGTTGCCGTTGCCCCTGCTGCTCCCCACCCCGCTCCGACCGCCGACTTCCCGAAGGACAACGCCTGA